From one Chitinophagaceae bacterium genomic stretch:
- a CDS encoding CsbD family protein, producing MNKTEAKGTWNEQKAKLKKKFATLTDNDLMYAEGKQEEMYAKIQKKLGKSKAELDKVLSEK from the coding sequence ATGAACAAGACTGAAGCTAAAGGAACCTGGAATGAGCAAAAAGCAAAACTTAAAAAGAAATTTGCTACGTTAACAGATAATGACTTGATGTATGCAGAAGGGAAACAAGAAGAAATGTATGCTAAAATTCAAAAGAAACTCGGAAAATCAAAAGCAGAACTGGATAAAGTTCTTTCTGAGAAGTAA
- the katG gene encoding catalase/peroxidase HPI, giving the protein MSNSSNGKCPVMHGANSTASQSVFNWWPKALNLDILHQHDTKSNPLGEDFDYAEEFKKLDLEAVKNDLKAFMTDSQDWWPADYGHYGGLMIRMAWHAAGTYRIADGRGGSNTGNLRFAPLNSWPDNANLDKARRLLWPIKKKYGNKLSWGDLMILAGTMAYESMGLKTFGFAGGRKDIWHPEKDIFWGAEKEWLAETKNRYGDDQNRESLENPLAAVQMGLIYVNPEGVDGKPDPLKTAIDVRTTFKRMAMNDEETVALTAGGHTVGKTHGNGDASILGSEPEGAEVYEQGLGWKNPTGKGVAEDTVTSGLEGAWTTNPTKWDDGYFYLLFNYEWELKKSPAGAWQWEPINIKEEDKPVDAFNPNKRNNPIMTDADMAMIKDPIYRKISERFYKDPDYLAEVFARAWFKLTHRDLGPKSRYLGPDVPQEDLIWQDPIPSVDYSLSDTEIKDLKNKLLNSGLTRTELINTAWDSARTFRSSDYRGGANGARIRLAPQKDWVGNEPERLEKVLNKLTEIQSGLDKKVSIADLIVLGGSAAVEKAAQEAGVNITVPFSPGRGDATDEMTDAESFADLEPIHDGFRNWQKKHYDVNPEELMLDRTQLMGLTAPEMTVLVGGMRVLGTNYGDSQHGVFTDKKGVLTNDFFVNLTDMNYTWKPTGRNSYDIVDRNSGETKWTATRVDLVFGSNSILRAYAEVYAQNDNKEKFVKDFVKAWTKVMNADRYDLK; this is encoded by the coding sequence ATGAGTAATTCAAGTAATGGTAAATGTCCGGTTATGCATGGAGCAAATTCCACGGCAAGCCAATCAGTATTTAATTGGTGGCCCAAAGCACTTAATTTAGATATACTGCATCAGCATGATACTAAATCAAATCCTTTGGGGGAAGATTTTGATTATGCTGAAGAATTTAAAAAACTGGATTTAGAAGCCGTTAAAAATGATTTAAAAGCATTTATGACAGATAGTCAGGATTGGTGGCCGGCAGATTACGGTCATTACGGAGGTTTGATGATTCGTATGGCTTGGCATGCGGCCGGTACATATAGAATAGCTGATGGCAGGGGTGGTAGTAATACCGGAAATTTACGTTTTGCTCCATTAAATAGCTGGCCTGATAATGCAAATTTAGACAAGGCTAGAAGACTTTTGTGGCCGATAAAGAAAAAATATGGAAATAAGTTATCATGGGGAGACTTAATGATTTTAGCCGGAACAATGGCTTATGAATCCATGGGTTTAAAGACTTTTGGTTTTGCCGGTGGCAGGAAAGATATATGGCATCCGGAAAAAGATATTTTTTGGGGGGCTGAAAAAGAATGGTTAGCTGAGACTAAAAATCGTTATGGAGATGATCAGAACAGAGAGTCCCTTGAAAATCCATTAGCTGCTGTACAAATGGGATTGATCTATGTTAACCCCGAAGGTGTTGACGGGAAACCGGATCCTTTAAAGACTGCTATAGATGTAAGAACGACTTTCAAACGTATGGCCATGAATGATGAGGAAACAGTAGCTTTAACTGCCGGAGGACACACAGTAGGGAAAACTCACGGAAATGGAGATGCATCTATCTTAGGTAGTGAGCCTGAAGGAGCAGAAGTCTACGAACAAGGTTTAGGTTGGAAAAACCCAACCGGAAAAGGTGTGGCTGAGGATACAGTTACAAGTGGATTAGAAGGTGCATGGACAACCAATCCTACAAAATGGGATGACGGATATTTCTATTTATTGTTTAATTACGAATGGGAGTTAAAAAAGAGCCCGGCAGGTGCCTGGCAGTGGGAACCAATTAATATTAAAGAGGAAGATAAGCCGGTTGATGCATTCAATCCGAATAAGCGGAACAACCCAATTATGACAGATGCAGATATGGCCATGATAAAAGATCCGATTTATCGCAAAATTTCTGAAAGATTCTATAAAGATCCTGATTACTTAGCTGAAGTTTTTGCCCGTGCATGGTTTAAATTAACACATCGTGATTTAGGACCAAAAAGCAGATACCTAGGTCCGGATGTACCGCAGGAAGATTTAATTTGGCAAGACCCGATTCCTTCAGTAGACTACTCATTAAGTGATACTGAAATTAAGGATTTAAAAAATAAACTACTCAATAGCGGATTGACAAGAACTGAACTTATCAATACTGCATGGGACAGTGCCAGAACATTCCGCAGCTCTGATTACAGAGGTGGAGCCAATGGTGCCAGAATTCGTTTGGCTCCTCAGAAAGACTGGGTAGGAAATGAACCGGAGCGTCTTGAAAAAGTGTTAAACAAATTAACGGAAATTCAGTCAGGGCTTGATAAAAAAGTGAGTATTGCTGACCTGATTGTACTTGGTGGAAGTGCAGCAGTTGAAAAAGCCGCACAAGAAGCCGGTGTAAATATCACAGTACCATTTAGTCCGGGAAGGGGAGATGCAACAGACGAAATGACAGATGCTGAATCATTTGCTGATTTGGAGCCTATACATGATGGCTTTAGAAACTGGCAGAAAAAACATTATGATGTGAACCCGGAAGAATTGATGTTAGACAGAACGCAATTAATGGGCTTAACAGCTCCGGAAATGACTGTTTTAGTTGGTGGAATGCGCGTTTTGGGAACAAATTACGGAGATTCTCAGCATGGAGTGTTTACAGATAAGAAAGGTGTTTTAACCAACGACTTTTTTGTGAACCTTACGGATATGAACTATACCTGGAAACCAACCGGTAGAAATTCATATGATATAGTTGATCGTAATTCAGGCGAAACGAAGTGGACTGCCACAAGAGTAGATTTAGTGTTTGGTTCCAATTCTATTTTACGTGCATATGCAGAAGTCTATGCTCAGAATGATAATAAAGAGAAGTTTGTGAAAGACTTTGTGAAAGCATGGACAAAAGTGATGAACGCTGACAGATATGATTTAAAATAG
- a CDS encoding CHRD domain-containing protein, whose product MTISKTKSILSLSLFAVLFVFLFTGCKKDDDDDKDIVLAEETYDLKTKDALGVSGTVTFYKRSSSTTIEITLSGITSGNHPAHIHVNSAIESGGIALTLNPVNAQGISVTSVSKLDDNTSVTYEQLIAFNGYINVHQSANNLGVIIAQGDIGGNKLTGASENYSLTEFNTSGVSGQVRFEKRKNNNTLVSISLNGTLSGETHPAQILLGDVTTVGGGQVVLDLNNINGSTGKSITNVYVLKNGTPIKYDDWVVYDGYLNVYESIINSTTIISQGNIGEL is encoded by the coding sequence ATGACTATCTCAAAAACAAAATCTATTTTATCCTTATCACTATTTGCTGTCTTATTTGTATTCCTTTTTACGGGATGTAAAAAAGATGATGACGATGATAAAGACATAGTATTAGCAGAAGAAACTTATGACCTTAAAACAAAAGATGCTTTAGGAGTGTCCGGAACCGTTACTTTTTATAAGAGAAGCAGTTCTACAACTATTGAAATTACACTAAGCGGAATAACCAGCGGGAACCATCCGGCTCACATTCATGTAAACTCTGCCATTGAATCAGGTGGGATAGCTTTAACCCTTAATCCTGTTAATGCACAAGGAATTAGCGTTACCTCAGTTTCAAAATTAGACGATAACACTTCAGTTACTTATGAGCAACTAATCGCATTTAATGGCTACATTAATGTTCACCAAAGTGCGAATAACCTGGGAGTAATTATAGCTCAAGGTGATATTGGTGGTAACAAACTAACCGGTGCCAGTGAAAATTATTCTTTAACTGAGTTTAATACATCAGGTGTTTCAGGTCAAGTTCGCTTTGAAAAAAGAAAAAACAACAATACGCTTGTTAGCATTTCACTGAATGGAACATTATCAGGTGAAACACATCCTGCGCAAATTCTTTTGGGCGATGTTACAACTGTAGGTGGTGGACAGGTTGTTCTTGATTTAAACAACATAAATGGCTCAACAGGTAAGAGTATAACTAACGTATATGTATTGAAAAACGGAACCCCAATTAAATATGATGACTGGGTAGTTTATGACGGATATTTAAACGTATATGAGTCTATAATTAATTCCACCACTATAATTAGCCAGGGAAATATTGGTGAATTATAA